One segment of Macrotis lagotis isolate mMagLag1 chromosome 1, bilby.v1.9.chrom.fasta, whole genome shotgun sequence DNA contains the following:
- the GABRA6 gene encoding gamma-aminobutyric acid receptor subunit alpha-6 translates to MTWTDERLKFSGPSKILSLNNLMVSKIWTPDTFFRNGKKSIAHNMTTPNKLFRIMQNGTILYTMRLTINADCPMRLVNFPMDGHACPLKFGSYAYPKSEIIYTWKKGPLYSVEIPQESSSLLQYDLIGQTVSSELIKSNTGEYVIMTVYFHLQRKMGYFMIQIYTPCIMTVILSQVSFWINKESVPARTVFGITTVLTMTTLSISARHSLPKVSYATAMDWFIAVCFAFVFSALIEFAAVNYFTNLQNQRGIHKVSKMTLPSVTMVPVEEEIVLRSDSNYNLKKRVNSLTLSKLQAPEVKKVLTRAPNSQLMPEIPPPLPPPVIGGTSKIDQYSRILFPVAFAGFNLVYWIVYLSKDTMEISSSIE, encoded by the exons ATG ACATGGACTGATGAAAGACTGAAGTTCAGTGGTCCATCTAAGATTCTAAGTTTGAATAATTTGATGGTCAGCAAAATCTGGACACCTGATACATTTTTTAGGAATGGAAAAAAGTCCATAGCTCATAATATGACAACTCCAAACAAACTCTTCCGTATCATGCAGAATGGAACTATTCTCTACACAATGAG ACTTACCATCAATGCTGACTGTCCCATGAGGTTGGTTAACTTTCCTATGGATGGGCATGCTTGTCCACTGAAGTTCGGGAGCT ATGCTTACCCCAAAAGTGAGATCATATATACATGGAAAAAGGGTCCTCTTTATTCTGTAGAAATTCCCCAAGAATCCTCAAGCCTCCTACAGTATGATCTTATTGGACAGACTGTATCTAGTGAGCTAATCAAGTCCAACACAG GTGAATATGTAATCATGACAGTTTATTTCCATTTGCAAAGGAAGATGGGATATTTCATGATACAGATATATACTCCCTGCATTATGACAGTCATTCTATCTCAGGTGTCTTTCTGGATTAATAAGGAGTCTGTGCCTGCTAGAACTGTTTTTG gAATCACCACCGTTTTAACTATGACCACTTTAAGTATCAGTGCTAGGCACTCTTTGCCAAAAGTGTCCTATGCAACTGCCATGGATTGGTTCATAGCTGTGTGTTTTGCCTTTGTCTTCTCTGCCCTTATTGAGTTTGCAGCTGTCAATTATTTTACCAATCTTCAGAACCAGAGAGGAATACATAAGGTGTCGAAGATGACCCTGCCCTCAGTCACAATGGTGCCAGTGGAAGAGGAGATTGTTTTG CGTTCTGATTCCAATTATAATCTGAAGAAGCGAGTGAATTCACTAACCCTGTCAAAACTTCAGGCACCTGAGGTGAAAAAGGTTCTTACCAGAGCACCTAACTCACAGTTGATGCCGGAAataccaccaccactgccacctCCAGTCATTGGTGGCACAAGTAAAATAGATCAATATTCCAGAATTCTCTTTCCAGTGGCATTTGCAGGATTCAATTTGGTATACTGGATTGTTTACCTTTCTAAAGACACTATGGAGATTAGTAGTAGCATTGAATAG